GAGTCGTAATTTTGCTTAAGAATGTAGTGGCCTGAACCGCAAAGTTACCTAAATTATCGGTACGAAATGCAGACTTTACATATCCAGCCAACAAATCTTCCCAGTGGCGCTGAAATTGCGGCTCTACCGCCATGGATTTTAACGTCTGCACTCCGGTAATCGTTTCGACCAAAAAAGCTTGGGATTCTGCTCCACGCTGGAATTTTTCATCCAGCCTGCGTCGTAAAACGGGAGTGACGAACACTGAAAGCCCAACATAAAAAGGCAAAATCCCAAGCACCAGCAAGGTCAATTTCCAGCTGTAAAAAAACATTACCAAAATAAAAACAAAGGTGAAAAACAGATCAATAACAATCGTTAAAGTAGATCCGGTCAAAAATCGGCGTATACTTTCAAGTTCACGCACCCGCGCAACTGAATCCCCAACCCTCCGGGCATTGAAATAGGCCAACGGCAATGAGACAAGGTGTGAGAATAACTTAGCACCCAGAGTCACATCCACCCTGTAAGTAGTATGCGAAAAAAGCCACGTTCGTAGTCCGCCTAGAACGACCTCGAACGCGAAAATCGCCAAAAGACCAACCGCAAGTACATCAAGGGTTGTCAGCCCCTTATGGACAAGAACCTTATCGATAATAACCTGAAAAAATAGAGGCGTAACCAGCCCAAACAACTGTAAAAAAAACGAAGCAAGCAGAACTTCTCCAAACAGCCGCTTATACTTCAGAAGAGCAGGGATAAACCAGCTGATATTAAACTTACGTATTGCCTCCGGAAGAATTGATCTCTTCGTGATCAGCAGCAACCTCCCGGACCATACGTTGGAAAACTCATCTATTGAAATTTTCTCAGCACCTTTTTTAAAAGGATGCTGCAACAGGACATCGTCTTCTCTGGCTCCCCCAATGATCATCCAGTTACCGTCGTTCATCAGAGCCATAGCCGGAAAAGGAACTTTCAAAAGTTTCGCACAATCCCGCTCAATAACCTTGGCTTTCAATTCAAGAGCCCGTGCGGCCTTGATAAGATCAAGCTGACTCATGGCTGAACCGGCAGGGGCAAACCTGTGCCTGATACCGTCGGGGTCAGCCGCGACACCATGAAAACGGGCTAAAAGAACTAAAGAAACAAGTCCAGTATCTTGAACTTCAGATGGGCCTGCTGAACTATTTTCGCCGCTGTTTTTTTCTTCACTCATATAAACTAATTCTTTTCCCAGCTTGCGGCGATCATACTTTGCGCCCCGTCATGAATTTCAGAAGGCACAGTTAAAATTCCTGCACTACTTGGAGAGTATGAGGACATGGCTTCAACAAGTCCCTGCACTTGACTTTCTACTAAAACAGACCCGTCAGATAATTTAAATTCCGCTAGATGATTATCTTGCGAACTATACCAACCATCCACGCTAAGCTTATCAGCACTGCCAATAACCCCAACTGTCAGATCGGCTCCTGTCTTGAAAAACCACAACTCATCTTGAGTTATGCCTTCGCCGAAAACAGCGGTATTGGATCCGGAATTGTCATAGATCTGGTCAGAACCATCACCTTCGTTAAATAGGTAGGTGTCGTCACCTTCTCCACCATAAAGGCGGTCATCACCTGTTCCGCCATGGAAAGTATCATTGCCGACATCACCGTAAAGCCTGTCATTGCCGCTATCGCCATGAAATTCATCATCACCGGAACCACCGTACAGCCCGTCATCGCCTTCGCCGCCATAAAGCTTATCTGCATCATTACCTCCATAGAGACGGTCTTCACCGATTCCACCGGAAAGGGTGTCATCACCGTTGCCTCCGTTAAGGTAATCGTCGCCGGAATCTCCTACCATAGTGTCATCACCGGAACGACCATAGAGAGCATCTCCGACAGTAAGTCCCCTCATAAAATCATCACCGCCGGAACCGTAAACTACGTTCTGGTCCAGCTCCGCGCCTGTGGTAGTAAGTTTGGCTCTCCCTGCAATGGTCTGGTCACCATCGCTCACATCAAAAGCCAGCTCAACTTCCCCCACGCCGGAAAGCGAAGAGGTAAACGTCCAGAAATTATCCGCATTCCTGAATAGTGATCCCGAACCTGAAGCAATGGTAAGATTTGTAATACTTAAACTATCACCCTCGATGTCACTGACATTTGCAAGCAGGTTGGCGGAAGTAATATATTTAAAAGTGCCGCTGGCTACATTACCAAGATAAGTTTCTGCATTAACAACAGGGGCATCATTCACAGCAGCAACGGTTAGCCCAGCAGTGGCCGGAGCGGTCAGTTTTCCATCACTGACCTCGTAACTTAGGCTGACCGGGCCATTAAAATTTTGGGCAGGAGTATAGGTCCAAGTGCTGTCACCGTTATCTACCAAAGAACCGGAAGACACCGTCAGACTAGCAATACTCAAGCTATCACCGTCAATATCGGAAGCATTGGCAAGAAGATCGGCGGCACTTATCAGGAAAGGAGTATCTTCATCTACACTGCCAAGATCTATCGCACTGCCGAAAGTAGGAGCATCGTTTACTGCTGTGACTATAATCCCGGCACTGGTTGGAGCACTCAAATGACCATCGCTGACTTCGTAGCTCAAACTGACCGGACCGTTAAAATCTTGGGCAGGCTTGAAAATCCAAGTGTTGTCGCCGTTATCCACCAAAGAACCGGAAGAGACGGAAAGGTTTGCGACACTCAGACTGTCACCTTCTACATCAGAAGCATTAACAAGAAGGTCTGCTGCACTTATAATTAAGGAATTATCTTCAGCCACATTGCCGAGATCGATCACAGCACTGGAAACAGGGGCATCGTTCACCGCTGTTACTGCAAGAGCAGCACTGGCCGGGGCACTCAATTGACCATCACTGACTTCATAGCTGAAGCTGACCGGCCCACTATAATCCTTGGCGGGAGTATAAGTCCAAGTGCTGTCACCATTATCTACCAAGGCCCCCGAAGAAACGGAGAGATTCACAACACTCAAGCTATCACCTTCCACATCAGAGGCATTGGCTAGGAGATCAGCTGTACTTATCAGTAAGGGAGTATCCTCAGACATATTGCCGAGATCAACGGCTGCACCGGACAGAGGCGCATCGTTAACCGCTGTCACAGTAAGCCCGGCGCTGGCTGGAGCATTTAAATCACCGTCACTAACATCGTAACTGAGGCTGACTGAGCCGTTAAAATCCTGAGCAGGGGTAAAAGTCCAAGTGTTGTCACCGTTATCCACCAAAGACCCGGAAGAAACGGACAGATTTGCGACACTAAGGCTGTCACCATCTACATCGGTTGCGTTTGCAAGAAGATCAGCGGCACTTATCAGTAGAGAATTGTCTTCAACGACATTGCCAAGATCAACAGTAATCCCAGCAACAGGAGTATCATTCACTGCTGTTACAGTAATTCCAGCACTAGCCGGAGCACTCAGATGACCGTCACTTACATCGTAACTGAGGCTGACAGAACCATTAAAATCTTGGTCTGGAGTATAGGTCCAAGTATTGTCACCGTTATCTACCAAGGCCCCGGAAGAAACAGACAGATTTGTTACACTTAGACTGTCGCCATCAATATCGGAAGCATTGGCAAGAAGATCTACCGCGCTTATCAGTAAAGGTGCATCTTCACCAACACTACCGAGATCGATAGCAGCACCAAAAACAGGGACATCATTCACTGCTGTTACAGTAAACCCGGCACTGGCCGGAGTGCTCAAATTGCCGTCACTTACTTCGTAACTGAGGTTGACTGATCCGTTAAAATCATGGGTGGGAGTAAAAGTCCAAGTATCGTCGCCGTTATCAACCAGCGAACCGGACGAGACACTCAGATTTACAACATCCAGACTGTCGCCGTCTATGTCCGAAGCATTAGCAAGAAGATCTGCTTTGCTGAAGGTCAGCGACTCATCCTCTGCCACATCGGCAAGCATGATAGCGGCTCCTGCAACAGGAGAATCATTAACAGGATCAACCTTCAACTCAGCCGAAGCCGGGGTTAAATAAGTCCCGTCTGACACAGAAAAATCAAACTTAACTGTTCCGTTAAAGTCTGCAGCAAGAGTATAGTCCCAGACACCATTGCCTTTATCTGTCAGGATTCCGCCCCCCTGGACAACAGTCAAATCGACCACAGTCAGAGAATCACCATCAACATCAATTGTTTCAGCCAGTAACCCCGCAGCGGTGATTTCAAGGCTGTTATCCTCCGAGACAGCACCCAGATCAGCAACTGCACCGACTCTTGGAGCGTCATTAACGGCCTGCACAACAAGATCTGCAACAGCTACCTCAGTAAACATTCCATCGGAAACCTGATAAGCCAAACGGATATTTCCAGCCCAGTCTGAAGCAGGACTGAAACGCCAGTTGCCATTCTCTAGCCGGACAATTTCGCCATCACCTTCGGCAACGGTAAGCCCTTCAACCGTCAGCTCATCACCATCTACATCATTCACATGCTGCAGTAGATCGGCCTTAGAAATTTCAAAAGAACCATCTTCTTCAATGCTCCCCAAATCTGCAATATCAAGCACTACCGGAGCATCATTATCAGGGACGATCAACAGAACTCCCGTGGCATGCACAGCGTACTCGCCATCACTAACAGAGACATTCAGATCAACAGAACCGTTCCAGTCTGCATCCGGGGTAAACTTCCATTTACCGCCACCCAAATCTTCCAGCTCTCCCACTTCGGAAGCAAGGGTCAGTGAATCCAAGGCGAGGTCAGGAGAATCCACATCCTTAATTGAACTCCAGATGTCATCAAGAGTAAACTCAATGGAGCTGTTCTCCCTAGCCACCCCAAGACTGAAGGAAGTGGGAACCGGGCCGTTTGCTTCATCCTTGCGCCCGGTAATACCAATTCTGGGGGCATCGTTCACCGGAGTAACAATTGCGCTGGCTGTTGCCGAGACCGGAAGCTCGCCGTCAGAAACGACATAAGAAATATCCGCAGTGCCGTTCCAGTCCAAAGCAGGCCGAAAAGTCCATGTACCGTCACCGTTATCAACAAGTTCACCTACGCTCTCCGGCACACTGATCTCGGAGACAAACAACACTCCGTCTTCTACATCGCTAACCGCAGAAAGCAATTTCTCAGCCGAAACAAGCAGTTCACCATCTTCTGCAATGGTTCCCAGTTCAAGACTACTTCCAGCCACAGGCGCGTCATTAACCGGGGTCACATCCACAAGTGCTGATGTGGAAACAGAGTACTCACCATCACTGACATCGTAGCCAAACTTAGCAGTACCATTCCAGTTTCCAGCTGACTTGAAAGTCCATCCATTTACGCTGTCACCGGAAACAACTCCCTCGCCTTCAAGAAGGACTACATTTGTTACGGTCAATTCAGAGGTCAGGTTATCGATATCGGTAGTATTGGCCAGAAGGTCGGCTGCGCTGAAATTTAAGGTTCCGTCTTCGGCAACATCGCTTAACTGAACGGGATCACCGGCAACAGGCGCGTCATTCACGTTAGAAACATCAAACGAAACCTCAGTAGAAACCGACGCCTCGCCATCTGTTATGTCATAAGTAAACTTGGCTGTTCCGGTAAAATCTTTCGCTGGCTTAAAAGTCCATGTGCCATCGCCGTTATCAACAATTGTTCCAAATTCAGGAGCGACAGCCAAATTCTGCACATTTAGGTGGGAGTTATCAGCAGTATCAATATCAGATGCATTGGCGATCAGCTCCGCACGGGTAATGACGAAATCGACTTCCTCAATCTGTCCGCCCAAGATGACAGGATCACTCACCACTGGAGCGTCGTTAGTAGCCACAACATTCATCTCCGCTGAGTTGGCAACGGAAAATTCGCCGTCAGTGACATCATAGTTGAGAGTCACTTTACCATTAAAATCCTTCGCAGAGACAAAGTTCCATGTGCCGTCACCGTTATCTGAGATGGTGCCAGCGTTATCAGCTACAGTAAGATTTTCAATATTCAGATCAGTTGAATCTATATCGGTAATATTTGAGGTCAACTCTGCTACACTGATGATTCTGAAAGCATCCTCTGCGGCTTCAGCAAGGATGAGGTTATCATTATTCTTTACAGGGGCATCGTTTACAGCATCTACGGTAATCTTAGCAGAGTTGGGGGTGATGATATTGCCCTGTTTTACGTCATAAGTAATATCTAGTTCGCCGTTCCAGTCTTCTGGGGGAGTGAAAGTGTAGGATGTGCTTTCATTAACTAAATAAGTGCTGAATACCATATTTTGGGATGTACTAGCGCCATCAATCATCCAATGAATTATATACGCGTTGTCCTTTTGGATGGCATTATAAATTACTGCGTCTGGATAGGGAGCATCAAAATCAAACGTTTTAACAATTTGTTTTCCTGACTTGTCAAAAAGCCATGCAACTCCTGAATTTTCAGAAGAATTATTTCTTGATGTTGTTATAAAAAGGAAACCATCCGCCACGGCAAAAGTACTACCTGGCCTATAATTTGGCCGATATGTCCGATCAATATAAGAATTACTTTCTATCTCATTTCCGTATTTATCGAAAACACAAGTACGTATAGAACCACTAATGAAATGTTCACCACAAAGAACAAATGCATACTTTTGTTCTGGCAACTCAACAAATTGAATTCTATCAGCAAAAAGGCTACTGCCCCAGATATATTCTTTTTGCGAAATTAATTGTCCCTCAAAATCATAAATAGTATGGCGATATAAAGTGTTATGTTCATCAATATCATCTTTGTTTTTTTCAAGAACTAAATATCCACCATTAAATGGATAAATACCTCTTTGAGGTGCATGGTGCAGTAATTCATAATCAGAATCTGTCCCTATTGCTAGATTAGATATGATTTCGTTACTAGAGTTAATGTAGGCACATTTCCAAACACTTCCTTCATTTTCAGCATAATCTGACCATCGTATAAAACACCTATCGCCAACGCTCATAACATAAGGGGTCATATAGTATCTTCTAATTCGGTCATTGTGAAAATGAGTAGATGTATTGCTCAATATGTTTGTATCTATTTGTAATGGGGGCCCTTGTTGTGCTCCAGTTTGATCAAAGCGCATAAAAATCATTTTCTCATCATTATCGCTTTTTTTGCTAGGGCAACCATACAACACAAACCCACCGTCAAAACATGATGTTCCACCAAACAGATACTCTGTCTCTCCTAGGGTATATATAACCTTGCTAATATGGCCACTCTGGTCATATAAAGCAACTTCTTGCTTATCAACATAAATAAATTTACCGTTTTCAAGGTATACAATTCTCCTACGGCCTCCCCCCCAATAATCTCCTAACCTAAGATTACTATCTATCTCCTTACTAATCTCAAAATCAAATGACTCTATCTTTTTTTCAATACTTACATTTTTACATTCAAAGTTAACATTTTCAACACTTAGTTTTTCACCATTCCCCCCCGCGATATTCCCCAACAGCTCATTTGTGGTAATGGTAAAAGTCCCATCCTCATTCATATGCCCAAAGTCAACACTTCCGGTAACCACGGGTTTATCAACAGGAAGAACATTGAGGGAGGCGCCAGCCTCAACACTGGCTTCACCATCTGAAACATCATATTTAAATGTAACCGGGCCGGGGTTATTTACTGAAGTGGTATACTTCCAGCGATTAGGGCCGACAGCTTCAATTGTACCAGCTCCACTTTCGATTCTTAAATTTGAAATAGACAAATCGCTGTCATCAACATCAGAAACACCTGCAACAAGCTCTGCAAGAGTAATGTATTTCCAGTCTCCTTCGTCGACAGAACCGAAATTGACCTCTTCATTAAACACTGGAGCATCATTGATATTGCTAACTTGAAATGATTTTACGGACTTGGTGCTCTTTTCGCCATCTGAAACATTGTAGCTGACCTCCGCAGTGCCATACCAATCTTTCGCAGACTTAAAAGTCCATGAACCATCTGAGTTATTGACTATTTCACCTTCGCCAGATTCAATAACTACATCACTGACGGATAATTGAAGCCCCTCAGGGTCCGAGGCTCCGGCAAGCAGTTCATCCAACTGAAATGTAACATCCACTTCCTCTTGGGTAGAGTTAAGAGTGAGTCCACTTTCAACAACAGGCGCGTAATTAAAATTTGTTAATTCAAGTGATGCGGAACCAGTTCTGCTGACTGAACCGTCTGAGACGGTAAAACTAAGCTTCAAAGTTTCCTCAACACCCTCTATTGGCCTATATGTCCATGAACCGTCACCGTTACTTTCTAAAACGCCTTGCCCCTCAAGTACCGAAATATCTGTCACAGAGAGAATATCACCATCAACATCGTCAACAAACGCGAGAAGATCTGAACTATAAATTATTTGCTCAGAATTATTAAATCCGGAATCCAGAAATGTAGAACTAAAAATCGGGGCATCATTTACCGCAGCAACCTGCATCACTGCTTCAGTAGAAATAACTGGCCCACCTTCCACCCCAACATCATAAATAAAGCTAACCTCTCCATTCCAGTTTTCAGTAGGCTTGAATGTCCACTGCCCATCACCATCTGTCACAATAGAGCCTATTTCAGAAGGACAAGTTAGATTGAGAACACGGAGATTAGGTGAACGTATAGAGACATTGGCAAGCAACTCTGCTGCCGAAATAGTCAAATTACTATCTTCATCTGTGTTTAGGACAACGCTAGAACTATTCTCCCAGAGAGGAACGGAAAGACTGAACTCTTTGTTAACACTTGCACCGGATTCATCGGTAACAGTGACCTTTAACTGTTGATTGGCTACATCGGTTAACGCGGGAGTTCCACTTAACACAGTACCATCAAATGAAAGCCATGCCGGAAGGGCAGAACCATCTGCACAAGTAACAGAGTATGTGAGCTGATCACCGTCAGCATCCTTACCAATCTCTGCAAGGTTGAGGCTGAATTCTGACTCTGGATTAGCAATAACTTCGGTATCCCAAATATCGGAAACAAGGGTGGGAATAAGATTTGTGCCAGCCGCGCCGAGGATATTTTGTTTTTTAAGGGATGTTGAATCAAAATTCTCAAGAACTATAGATTGACCATTGGACAGTTTGATGACGGTATTATCACCATCCATTGTGGTAGCAGAACGTAATTTACTAAAGTCTGAAATTTCATCAAACGCGCTTAAATCAAGAACATCGCCAGCACTGGGATCAAAGTCTGAGATTGTGGTCACTGCGCCATAGTCACGGGTAATGACAAAGGTATCCTCGCCGCCATTTCCTCGCAGGGAATCATTTCCGCCGCCACTGATCAGGACATTGCTTTCTTCATTACCAACGAGAGTATCACTGTATTTACTACCTTCGACACCTTCAATACTTACAAGCGTATCATTCTCGGCATCGCCGCCTGACATTTCACTTGTGGCAAGGTTAACCGAAACGCCTTCAGCAGAATCTTTATAACTGGCAATATCGACTCCAGCCCTACCATTCAAAACATCTGAGCCGCTGTATCCTATTAGGGTGTCATTGCCAGCACCACCAAAAATCTGGTCATTTTCAGCAGTTCCTCTGAGGGGAACGGCTGTACCATCGCCAAGAATAATTCCATTTACATTGGAAGCAGCAGAACTGTTTTCAGCAGATTGCCAAACAACAACAGTCTGCCCATTATCCAGTGTAACCAAAGAAGGCGTAGCATTCTCGTCTTCTGAATAATCAGCAATTACTTCAATTTCACTAACAGCTTGCCCATTGGCATTAAAAGTCTGCTGCTTGATATTTGTTTCTTTGTAATCTGCCCACGCGATTGTAAAACCACCATCTGCAGTTGCGGCTAGTGACTGTAGGCCATTAAGTTTTGAGGACCCTGAACATCGTCTGATATTAACAAGTTCTTTTACTTCCCCAACACAATCACCCTTACTATCATACCGTTGGGAATAAAAAGCGATGCGGTTATCATAATAAGCATTCCAAACAATCAAAACATCGCCATTAACGAGCTCTACGGCCTGCGGAATTCCTCGCCCATAATTAATTTTATTCTGCTTTTGGTTAACCTGAAACTCTGCCCCGACTTTCTCGCCTTGAGCTGAAAACCTCTGGGCAAAAACATTATATTTCTTACTTTCATTAGCAACATCACGATTATCCCACATAATCATGTATCCGCCGTCTGAAAGACTCAAAATATTCGTATTTACACGATATTGCTCCTGCCCCCCACTAACAATGATATCTTCACCAATCGCTTGGATTCTCGAATCAAATTGCCGCGCATAAACATTATCCGATTTAGAAGCCCCATCCCAATCACTCCAGACGGCAACAAAACCACCATTTTCAAGAGACGTAACAGCAGGCATCTCTTGCCCGACTCTGCCCTCACTGCTGATCAAAAACTCATTACCCTGCGGATTGCCCAAATCATCAAAACGCTGCCCGCAGATATAATTCTTCCCTTCGTATGAATTCCAGACAACCAGATACCCACCGCCTTCCAAGGCGGTGATTGAGGTTTCCAACTGATGCGATGAGGTCTGGCTGTTTACACGTCTTTCCTCGGTCAACTGGTTACCGGCAGCATCGTAAATCTTTGTGTAGACATCCGTATCTTCCCCGTAGCCGCCATAGGCGACTGCAAATCGCCCACCACTGAGGGCAGTAATGGCAGGACGCATCTGATCGGCCATTTCTTTATCTGTGCCGTAAAACTCAGTACGCAGGTTGTCATTGACCTGAAAAACATTCTGCGATGCGCTTTGATTGATAAATCTAACAGGGACATCCAATACGGTTGCTGCACCGCTCGGATCAGTAACCTGAACTTTAAAAACATCATCGCCATGGTAACCATTGTCAGCGGTGTAGGAATAGGTGCCATCCTCATCAACCACAACACTGCCATGCCCGGCATCTTCCAGAACTGAATACTTGAGACTTGAATCGTCATCATCAATATCCGAAGCCTGAAATTGACCGGAAACAGCACTGCCGTCAGTTACGATAATATTGCAGGAAGTAAATGTAGGGGCATCATTAACATTTTCAACATTTATATGGACGGTGGCCGTGACCTCATTTCCGTTGCCATCTTCCACGGCGTAATCAAAGCTGGCGGCCCCGGTGAAATCTTTATCCGCAACAAACTTTACATTGCCGCTGGAATCAACACTGATCTGGCCGTGCTGGGGGTTAAGGAATGAACTGATTGAAACGGTATCTCCCTCAGGGTCGGTAATTCCGGCGATTATGTCGGAAGCACTAACTTCAAGGGTCCCTTCTTCCTGCATATCGTAAGAAAAATCCTGAACCTGAGGGGCAAGATTGACTCCGATATATTTTGTCTGGTCCGCAAACTGTAGAAATTCAGCATTGGAGATGGTGTCTATGCCGTCTGCTCCGGTAACAGTGACCTTGCCATTTACAACATCGGAAATAGTATAGTCGTCCATGTAGCCGGAAAAACGAACAGTATCATTTCCAGCACCGCCATCAATTATATCATCCCCGGCACCGCCGACAATTTCGTCATCAGCAGCATCACCGAAGAGAGTGTCCGCACCTTCGCCGCCAAGCAGGAGGTCAGCACCCGCACCACCGTGCATGGTATCTTCGCCAAGTCCTCCCGAGAACTTGTTGTCTTCAGCGTTACCTGTAAATGAGTCATTATGGTCGGAACCAATGACACTTTCCACATTGGTGATGACGTCACCCTCGGCATCACCGCCGGAGCTTGCTCCGGTTAAATTTACGCTGATACCACTTTCCGATTTTGCATAAGAAACGAGATCATCACCGCGTCCACCATCAAGCCTGTCAGCCCCTTTACCGCCGATTAGCCTGTCATCTCCACGTCCACCGCGAAGATAATTGTCAGAATCGTTACCAACCAGAATATCGTCACCGTCGCCAGTAAAGGCGTTTTCGATAACAACATCATCGCCAATTTT
This sequence is a window from Marinifilum sp. JC120. Protein-coding genes within it:
- a CDS encoding type I secretion system permease/ATPase, yielding MSEEKNSGENSSAGPSEVQDTGLVSLVLLARFHGVAADPDGIRHRFAPAGSAMSQLDLIKAARALELKAKVIERDCAKLLKVPFPAMALMNDGNWMIIGGAREDDVLLQHPFKKGAEKISIDEFSNVWSGRLLLITKRSILPEAIRKFNISWFIPALLKYKRLFGEVLLASFFLQLFGLVTPLFFQVIIDKVLVHKGLTTLDVLAVGLLAIFAFEVVLGGLRTWLFSHTTYRVDVTLGAKLFSHLVSLPLAYFNARRVGDSVARVRELESIRRFLTGSTLTIVIDLFFTFVFILVMFFYSWKLTLLVLGILPFYVGLSVFVTPVLRRRLDEKFQRGAESQAFLVETITGVQTLKSMAVEPQFQRHWEDLLAGYVKSAFRTDNLGNFAVQATTFLSKITTLLILWIGSRSVIDGDLSIGQLIAFNMMAGRVSGPILRLSKVWQDFQQAGVSLERLGDILNNPTEPGYNPNRSTLPSLKGEVKFETCSFKYRQDGPFILQDVDLSIEAGETLGIVGRSGSGKSTLTNLVQRLYVPEKGRVLVDGIDLTLVDTAWLRRQVGVVLQENMLFNRTVRDNIALAEPGAPMESVVRAAQLAGAHDFILELPEGYDTMIGEQGTGLSGGQRQRIAIARALLTNPRILILDEATSALDYESEHIIQRNMAAISQNRTVLIIAHRLSTVKDCNRIVVVDKGQIVESGPHDELIDTGGYYSQLWNYQSQGAAEGI